The DNA window AATATTATTTGCAGCATGAGTAATTTTAAGTATAGGCTCTGACATAACTTTTGAGTTATATAGTCCTAAGAGCATAGCTAAAACTAGAGAAATAAATGAAGCAAAAAGAATCGAGTTGTTTATTCCTCTTGTAAAATCTACTTCTCTCTGGGATATTATAAAAGGACCTGCATATCCTATCTCAACTGTTCCTACCCTTTTATCGTCTACAATTAATTCTGACATTTTCACCGTAGTAGTTGAATCATTTATTTGGCTTCTACTACTTCCTCTCATCATGCCTTTGCTCATACTTCTCATCATTTGATTGTGCATTCTCATCATACTGTTGCTCATAAAGTTCTCAAAAACAATGTCGCCATTTTCGTTCTTTATCTGAATATCAAAATTATCTATAAGACGTGAGTTCAATATATTGCTTAGGACTCTATTGGACCAGCTTTTATCAAGAGAATATGAATATTCCACCATCTTAACTACATCTTCAATCCTATCTATCTGTTCTTCCTCCATATAGGTATTGAATTTTTTAAATATCGTTATATTAGTAATTATTCCAACTAAAAAGATAGACAGTGTAGCTATGCTTATCATTGATATAATAAATTTAGTTTTAAGCTTTTTAGACATATCATTCACCTACAAACTTATATCCTACTCCATAGACTGTATGGATGTATTTAGTATTTTTGTCCTCTATTTTTTGTCTAATATTCTTAATATGAGTATCGATAGTTCTATCATAACCTTCATAATCAATTCCTAGAATCTTTTCTATTAAATCCTCCCTGCTAAATACTATATTGGGGTTCTGTGCTAGTGTAGATGCTATTTTAAACTCTGTAGGAGTTAAATCAACCTGTTCTCCACTTTTCTTTAACTCCATTTTATTTAAATCTATAAGCAAATCGCCTCTATTAAATTCTATAATATCTGCTTTAATAAAGTCTTTTTGTGTCCTTCTCAGTATAGTTTTTATTCTAGCCACTAACTCTTTTGGACTAAATGGTTTGACAAGATAATCATCTGCACCTAAATACAGACCAGTGACTCTATCCTCTTCTTCTGCCTTAGCAGTTAGCATAAGTATAGGTACTTGCGACTTTACCCTAATGATTTTGCATATTTCTTCACCAGATAAATCTGGGAGCATTAAATCCAATACTATGAAATCAATAGATTTTCTTTCAAATGTTGAAATTGCTTCATTACCGCTATATGCAGTATATACGATGTATCCTTCTTTTTCAAGGTAAGCCTTTATGACTTTTGTAATCTGAACCTCATCATCTACCACAAGAACATTTTTGGCCTCATCCATAATTTTCACCCCTTTAACTCAAAAATACTACAATGACCAGTATCTTGCAATACTGGTCATTAAAATAAGCGTTATTATTTTATTCTCTTTTTTATCTTTTCATATTCCTCGTCGCTAATTTCTCCATTTACATATCTTTCATTTAGTATTTCCATTGCTTTATCTGAATTGCCTGGAATATTGGTGAACCCTTTTATCAGCTTATATACAAGATATATGACTAAGGCTGCTATTAGTACCCTAAATACTCCCATGCCTAGTATCCAAGGTAAGCCGGCTCCACCACTAAAGCCCATTCCAAATCCACGACACATAACATTCACCCCTTCAAATTGTTTTCTGACTTTAAATACATTATAGAAAACAAATTTGAAGATAATATGAAGATTAAAAAACTAATCTTATTTTATTATATAATTCTTGAGTTTTTTCACTGCTGCTATAATTTATTATTACATATCCCTTTTTTAGCCTTAAATACACATATGGAGGTTTCCCATTATTTATATATAACCTTCCCTTTCCAATACTTTCAAGGGTAAACTTACCTCTTAAAACATTTCCAAAGTCAAAGCCATTGTTTTTTCTCAGTACCTCTGGAATCGAATCCAGTAATACTACTTCCATAATATCTTCCGTATGAACTATAGAGGCATACATTCCTCTAATATTTATAATTTTATCATCTACAGTAATATTGAGTTCTTGTGCTCCATATACACTAAGCCAAATGACAAAGGCAAAGATAACTGCCATAAATCCAATAGTAATACCTATAATAATCCGTGTACTTTTTTTCATGCTTCCATCGGGATCTAATGCATTTTTATCATATTTCTGAACCTTTATCAGAACATAGGGAGTCAAGACAAAGGGTATGGCCGTAATCAATATTATTCCTAAAGTTTTTAAGCCTGTGGAGATTAAAATCGCTCCTAAAACAAAAGTTCCTCCTAGTAGGAAAGCAAAATTTCCCATAAGCCTACCTAGTCCTTCTGTATCAACATTTTTTTGCTTTTCTTTAGACATAGTATTATAGCCGGATATAAGCCAATAAAATTTAAAATACTTAATCAATATACCTAATACTATAAATAAAGTCCCTATAAAGATAAAAATATACATCACAATCCCTCCTTACCATAGAGGTATTAGCTGGAAATTTTATATTATATTATACCACAAAATAATTGGTTGTTAAACTTATGACGATATTTTAATAAAACCAGTAAAATTATACAATTAACTCTTTTATTATCTTGGCTTTAGTGCCTTCAAAATCAATATATACAATATGAGGCATTAAAGGCTTTATCCTTTCAAAGCAGCTATAGTTAAAATTTCTATCATAATAGTTTATTATAGTACTAAGGGCTGTTCCATGCGTACCTATAACAATATTTTCATCTGAATTTTTTTCTAGTATTTCATGTAGTGTAGATATATTCCTTTTTTGTACCTCATTCAAGCTCTCACCATGCTCACGCTTGTAGTCAAAATCATTCCACTGTTCTCTTGCAAAGGAATTAAAGTCCTCTAACCATATATCATCTATTTTTCTTTCTCTAAAATCATCTATAATATTAATATTCAAATTTGATTTTTCAGCGAAACTCTTTATGGTATCATAGGCTCTTTTGTACGGACTTGAAAATATCTTAGTAATTTGCTTGTCTAATAGAAATTTAGTCACTTTTTCACTATCTGCTATGCCCTTCTCAGTAAGCGGGCGCAATAAATCATCTTGTATTGAAAAATCTGGCTGTGCATGTCTTACGAAATATACTCTTGTCATAATTTTCTCCTGTTCTTTATTTTTTAGATAAACACGAAAAATTGTATCCGCTCAAAGAAATCAAAACCTGTGAGGGAAGGTAGAAAAACCACATTAAGACTCCTGAAATATTATACAATAGATTAATTATACCACTAGAAATGTTTATTAAGCTAATTATATTAAATATACCTACATTTACATCACATAATAAGAAAAGCACCATTCCAAAGGCTATTAAATATTTATTTGGAAAAGGAAGCAAGTCATATTTACATGCTTTTATAGCTTTTATAGTACTGATTATTAATGATACAGCATAGAATAGAGCCGATAAAAATAGTACTTCTATTTTTATAATAAAGAAGTTTATAGTCAGGTATATACCCACTATTATGAGCAAAATAACTATTGCCCTTATCAAAATAAGCTTTGTTTTATTTCTTTCATATCTGATAGCATAAAGTATATGAACTACTGAGAAAATACCTGTTCCAAGAACAAAATAGTCTGTGAAAAGGAGCAAAAAATCTGCAATAATAGTGATAAGTAGTCCAGATTGCAGTAAAAGCTTATTTTCTTTGTCAAGATAATCTTTTCCTATTAAAACCGACAACAGAAAGCATAGTACTATAGATATAAATTTTACTACGCTTGATGAGATGAAAACTTTTACTGAAAAGAAATCAAAATATAAAAAAGCAATGTACAATATACAAATCACTATAAGCAATATTTTAATTGCTAACAGCTTACTATTTGTTTTTACATGCATAATTCATCTGACTCCATTCATTTTATAGATACATTTTAATTTTCCATCTAACGAAGCTAGAACCTAGCAAGCATAATATCTATTGTGTAAAGCACAATGATTCTTGATGGTTTACATGCAAATAGGTTATCTAAAATCAACTATTTTATTTACTGATTCCTTTAAGGCCTCGCTAGTCTTCACTTCTATTACAACAGAAATATTGTTATCTCTAGCAAACTCAAGTCTTTCATCTATAGGTATTATTCCAGTATATAGTGATTGATGGTCCGATTCTTCATTAAAATCATGAAGATGCATATGCTTGATTCTATCGGCCAAATTCATTAAAACAGGCTTTTCACTAAAATTAACCTTAGCATCATGTCCCACATCCCATGTTAAGTTAAAATTTTCAAATACAGTTAGCATATCTAATGCTCTTTTGATAAAAGGGATGTGAAAATTGGAGGTATTTTCAATACACAATATTACTCCCAATGAGCTTGCATAATCATTTAACTCAGAATAAGATTTATATAATAGTTTTTTGAACTCTTCCTCATATTTTTCATTAATCCATTGCCTCGAACTAGGTAGTGTGCAATAAATACCATTGCTTAAATGCATATTAGCAAGCTTAATCTCAGCTTTACTAGTCCATTCTATCAGTTCTTTACAGCGTTCTATATGTCCTTTTTTAATTGGTGGATGAAAAGAAGATAAGTCAATTTCCTCAGGAAAATGAACCGTAAAATTAACTCCATATTTCCTTTTAGCTTCTAATGCTTTCCTGTAACTGAAGCTTTCAGGCATAAAAATAGGATAATTCATATTTAGCTCTATAAAATCTAGTTTTAATTCATTGCAAAGCCTTATGTTTTCTTCCAGACTATTGAATTCTATTAATACAGGCATTCCTAATTTCATTTATAAAGCCTCCTGTCTGTAGCTACTTTGTAAGTAGAAGTACTAGAAATCCTCTGCATCTTTAGGTAGTGCTTTAATCCTCTGCAGATATTCTGTTACATTTATATCATCTTGTGCTGGATAGGTATATCCTAATTCTTCTGCCAGCTTTAAATCTAAAATGAGTTATTTCCTTCAATTTCAACAGCTTCATCTGCATCAATATTAATTTTTATTTCTCCCTTAGCCTTTTTACCTACTAGCTTTATTCTACTGGTTCCCTTATTAAGCGAAATAGTTTTGCTTCCCTCTTCTGTACCACTTACAATATTAATAACTTTATTATCTGACGTTATCAAAACTAATTTAAAATCACCTGATTTTATAGTTGATTCAACATTAAATACAATATCTTTTTCCCTATCAGTTTTAATCTTAAATATAGTATCTGTCCCAGAAAAAGAAGTAAAATTAATCTTAGCTTCTTTCCACAGGACCTCCCCTTGTCTTTCCAAATATGTAAAGCTATCTTCCACTTTAGCTATTTTACTTTCATCATCAAATATACTGTTTTGGTAAGTGACTACAGGACTACATCCAACAGTAGCCATAGCTAAAATAATAATAAAAAAACTTAGTAATAATTTCTTATAATTTTTCAACCTTAAAACCCCCAAATCATTTTTTTACTTATTTCAATTTAACATTTTCAACAAAAAAGTTTTTAAACCCTTCAGCCATTTTATATTCTGTTTCAAAATTATTATCCTTATTTATCTCTAGATAATACTGACCTGTTTCTATTTCGATTGAAATTGAGTCTAAAGGAAATCCGTTGATTCTTTTTATATGAGGCTTTGATGTTATAATAAACTCTTCGGAAGCAATATCTTCTCCGTCGTATTCAAAAATATTTTTTTCATCAATGATCAAGCATATTGCATTCTTATATTTTGCTTTAACAACTCCCCCCAGTTCCGTTACTAAATTAGTATAGTATTCTATCATCTCATCATCATTTAATTCTTTTCCGTTAACTCTTCTAACATGAACTCCTGGCTGCCTCTCATTTTCTAATCCTTCAATATATAATTCTGAGTCACAAGAAAATACCGGTATTTTTAATTCTCTATAATATGCCATAGCCTTAATCTTGGCATTTTCTAATGGATCATTGCCTATTTCATTAATTGAAGCAATATCTGGATTGCCAATATCTCTTAAACTAATAATTTCTATATCCACTCCTTTCAGCATTTCCTTCATATGTTTGATTTTTGCAAGATTAGATGTTCCATATAATAATCTTATCATCATGATTCCTCCCTAGCTAATCTTCTCTTATGTTCTATAAGTAGAACTAGACTTAAGCCTTATCCAATTCGACTAGAAATTAAGGATTAAGTACTTCAATTAATATCAATAGGTTCTTTTACTACGACTAGAAAATCTATATCACTGTCATTTGTATAGCAGCCCATGGCTAACGAACCATGTAAGTATATACCAATAAGATTTTGTATTAGTATTTTTTATAGCTTTCAATTATTGTATCTAGTATTCTCATAGGCTCTATGCTATCACCTAATCATTTTATGTATAGAACTTTAAGTGCTTTCTGTTTTCTTTGTAAAAAACAATTCTGTCTTCACGGGTTTTTGTGTGAAACTCAAATTTATTGCCGTTTTCATTCTAAAACACATGCAAAAAATGAAATAGCATTATATAGAGAATGGGCTAAAATACAACAGAACAGTGATCCTGTGCTTATATATAACAGTCCTAGTATTAAACCACATACTACTGCAGATAATGTTTGTACAAAATTAAAATGAAGTATAGCAAATAAAAGTGAGGATACTAGGAGAGCAATAACTGTACCATATTTATTTTGTAATGAACTTAGTATATAACCTCTCATTAGTATTTCTTCTACTATAGGAGCAAGCAAGCAAATTCGAATAAAATTTGCGATGGGAAATTGTCTTAATGAAGCAATTGTTTTCTGATATCCCTCTGCACTAGTAGTAAACACACTATCAAAGAAAGTATCTAAAAATTTATCGAGCAAAATAAAAAACAGAACTGAACAGCCAATTGCTAACAATATCCCTTTTAATGTTATATTGCTAAAAATGCTAATTTTTAGCTTATATTTATTGGTTAAATAAAAAATAAATAGGCTATTGAAAACAATTAAAGTTAAGAGGTTTAACCAAGTAGAAATTTTAGTCCCAAAAGTTCTCCATATGGTTATATCTAATATAGTAGGAAGTATCCCGCACATTATAAAGTATATTACTAACCAGACAACAACATTTTCAATGCTGATAGTGTATTCCATGTATTCCCCACTCCTTACACTGCCCTTTTAAGCTAAGTTAAATTTATTTATTCAAAACTAATTTTTGATAGTTGATACACACTGATAACAATTGCTACCAATAATATAATAGCAAGTGGTATAATTAATTTTATATCAAAACTTTCACTTGTCATAAGCTTAAATCCCCATGTAGCAGGGAAAACTTTTCCCACATTTTCAAGTACCTTTGGGAGCATATTTACAGGGAACATAATTCCTGCCAGCATAATTGAAGGTAAGAATATAAACTGTGATGCCATTGTAAGCTTTGATATGTCTTTGATAAATAGTCCAAGCACTGTTCCTACTGACAAACTAACTATAATAAAAATTGCAAGTGATAAAAAATAGTGAGCTAAATTAGTAGGAATTTTTGCATTAAAAGCTAGTGGAGCAGTAAAAAATATTACGAGACTCACAATGAAAAGATGGACAAAAGCCGATATAAAGTTATTTATTGTAGCTACCCATAGGGGTAAGCCGCCCACCTTGTAAGCCTTTTTAATTTCACTTCCATACAACTCTGTAAGTGGTATAGGTGTTCCTAAAATTGCCCCCATTGTCAACCCGAACACTGTCATGGATTGGATTAATGTATCCTTCGAAGCAGGATTGATAGATGAAAATATACCTCCCATAAATGTAAAAAAAACAAGAGGAACTACGTAATAGGTAAGAAGTACACCTTTATTTCTTAAATCAAGTTTCCATTGTAGTACGACACCATATAAAAATGCATTCATTATTTTCCCTCCCTTGCTATGTCCATAAATCTTTGTTCTAGTGTAACTCCTTCAATTTTCACATCAAGAACAGTATTTTGAGTTTTCTTGCATGCTTCGAGCAATTCAAGCAAGGTATCTCCGATATTTTCTGAAATAAATAATGAATACCCTTGCTCATATTCATCAGCTTTCAATGGTCTTTCGGTTTTAATATGTATTTTGTATTGTCTTCCTATTTCACTAGTTAATTCATTTATTGTACCTGTAAAAGCAATTTTTCCATTCTTGATAATAGCAATTTTATCACAAAGGCTCTCTACTTCTGCCATATCATGACTTGCTATAATTATAGTTTTTCCTTGTTTTTTTAATTTTCGAATCTGCTCATGAAGGGATACTCTTCCTTCTACGTCAAGTCCAGCAGTTGGTTCATCTAGAAATATGATATCTGGATTGCTTATAAGTGCAAGTGCTAAATGCAATCGTCTTTTTTGTCCTGTGGACATTTCTTTATACTGCTTATTTTTTATTAGATTAAGTCCAAAAGCATTGAACAATTCAATATCTGCTAGTACCTTGTTCCATTTACAAAACAGTTGATATACTTCTATTGCCTTAATATTTTCAGGGAGCGATGAGGATTGCAGTTGCACACCTATACTTCCAGCTACTGTAATACTCCCACTATCATATTTCCGAATACCTTCTATACACTCAAGTGTAGTCGTCTTTCCTGCCCCATTGGTGCCGAGTAAGGCAAAAATTTCACCATGATGTACAGTAAAGGAAATATCTTTAATGACAGTATTGGTTCCATAGCTTTTTGTTAAATTATCTACTTTAATAACAACATTCATCGCTTTCAGCCCTCCGTATAATAGGTATGATTTTATCAAAGTTTTCAATTTTTAATGTTTCAATTCTCATTTTGCCCTCCAAAATTATATAATTACTTTTAACTACTTTCGAAAATACGTAATTACTTGTTAACCAATTTGATAAAAATCTGCCATTAGTGGATATCTATGTTTTATTTAAATTTTCTATGCAACTTGTTACCGTTCTTTCAATAGTTTGTATCACTTTTGTAATCTCTTCAATATCGGTGTTTACATGAATTTTTGTAAAATTTGTAAGTTTTACTTCCCCCCCTTCTATTTATACTGCATATATAAGGTATTCGGATAGAATCCAATTTCTTATAAAATCCTGTCATATGCAAAAGGCAAAACAAGTTTCGTAAATCTATATAAATCATCATTTTCAAAATAACTATAAGGTATTTTTTAATGGTATTGGCAGATATTATATGTGTCCTATTGTAAAAATTATAATTCAAACTTACAAAAATTACAACAAAAGCCATATTGCAATATTTTATATTACAACATGGCTTTCAATAAACATATCTCTTATCAGCTACGTATCTTGAATGTATCAAAGTGGCATTTAATCTGCTCTTCTATTTTCTTTAATGTTTCAATATCATAAGAGCTAAACTTGTTTTTCCCAGCTAATACTGTAGCTCCATCTCTGAAATTTTGTACATAATATCTCTTACTTCCTTTTAGATATTGTGCTATCTCAATTATATCCTTAGCTGTTAATAGTTCTTTACATACAGTAGTTCTAAACTCATAATCAATATCAGAATTTTTTACTATATCAATGCTCTCAATTATTTTATTTATATCAATATCCGTATTTGTCACCTTATTATATTTATCAATTGGAGCCTTTATATCCATTGCAACATAATCTAATAATCCGTCAGAAATGAGTTTTTTTAGAATATCTGGACTCGTTCCATTAGTATCTAGCTTTACTAAATAGTCTTTATCTTTTATCTTCTTTATAAAATCATATAGGCCCCTATGAAGAGTTGGCTCTCCACCTGATATACATACTGCATCTATCATTTTCTTTCTCTTATCTAGGTAGGCCAATACAATGCCTTCCGTTAATTCTTCTCCTTTATTATTCACAAGATCAGAGTTATGGCAATAAGGGCATCTAAAATTACAGCCACCTGTAAACAGCACTGTACATATTTTATCTGGATAATCAATAAATGATGATTTCTGATGTCCCTTAAATTCCATAGCTATTTCCCTTTCCTTCATAAAAATTAATAATTATATTGCTTTCTTTATTCTTTGCTCATTAAGATTTAAGCTTACATCTGTGTCAAATTCCAGCCTATCTTCATATTCTTCCTTTTTACCCTTGTTCCAAGACTGAATAGGTCTATGGAATCCAACGACCCTAGTCCAAACTTCAGTATTTTTACCACAGTCTGGACAAGTAAATTGTTCTCCTCTTAAATATCCATGATCTGGACATATACTATAAGTTGGCGTAATTGTTAGATATGGTATTCTGCTATTTTCAAAAGCCCTTTGCAATAAGAGCTTAACTGTTTCAATGCTATTAATTTCTTCTCCTATAAATCCATGCAGTACGGTTCCACCAGTGTATAATGTTTGAAGCTTATCCTGATGTTCGATTGCTTCAAATATATCTTTAGTATGATCTACTGGAAGCTGTGTAGAGTTTGTATAATATGGTTCATCTGTTCCCTGAGTAAATATCTTAGGATACATTTTTTTATCCATTCTTGCAAATCTGTAAGCAGCTCCTTCTGCTGGAGAGGCTTCAAGATTCCAGAGGCTTCCTGTTTCCTCTTGGAATATCTGGATTACTCTATTCATAAACTCCATTATATCTATTGCAAAGTCTCTGCCCTCTTCTGTTGTGATATCTTTTCCAAGTAAATTAATGCATGCCTCATTCATTCCGTTCAATCCTATAGTACTAAAGTGATTCTTAAAATATTCTCCCTCTGCATCCTTAATAGCTTGAAGATAGAATCTAGAATA is part of the Proteiniborus sp. MB09-C3 genome and encodes:
- a CDS encoding DUF3784 domain-containing protein, with the protein product MYIFIFIGTLFIVLGILIKYFKFYWLISGYNTMSKEKQKNVDTEGLGRLMGNFAFLLGGTFVLGAILISTGLKTLGIILITAIPFVLTPYVLIKVQKYDKNALDPDGSMKKSTRIIIGITIGFMAVIFAFVIWLSVYGAQELNITVDDKIINIRGMYASIVHTEDIMEVVLLDSIPEVLRKNNGFDFGNVLRGKFTLESIGKGRLYINNGKPPYVYLRLKKGYVIINYSSSEKTQELYNKIRLVF
- a CDS encoding nucleotidyltransferase domain-containing protein yields the protein MLIQNLIGIYLHGSLAMGCYTNDSDIDFLVVVKEPIDIN
- a CDS encoding TIM barrel protein, giving the protein MKLGMPVLIEFNSLEENIRLCNELKLDFIELNMNYPIFMPESFSYRKALEAKRKYGVNFTVHFPEEIDLSSFHPPIKKGHIERCKELIEWTSKAEIKLANMHLSNGIYCTLPSSRQWINEKYEEEFKKLLYKSYSELNDYASSLGVILCIENTSNFHIPFIKRALDMLTVFENFNLTWDVGHDAKVNFSEKPVLMNLADRIKHMHLHDFNEESDHQSLYTGIIPIDERLEFARDNNISVVIEVKTSEALKESVNKIVDFR
- a CDS encoding histidine phosphatase family protein, translating into MTRVYFVRHAQPDFSIQDDLLRPLTEKGIADSEKVTKFLLDKQITKIFSSPYKRAYDTIKSFAEKSNLNINIIDDFRERKIDDIWLEDFNSFAREQWNDFDYKREHGESLNEVQKRNISTLHEILEKNSDENIVIGTHGTALSTIINYYDRNFNYSCFERIKPLMPHIVYIDFEGTKAKIIKELIV
- a CDS encoding ABC transporter ATP-binding protein; amino-acid sequence: MNVVIKVDNLTKSYGTNTVIKDISFTVHHGEIFALLGTNGAGKTTTLECIEGIRKYDSGSITVAGSIGVQLQSSSLPENIKAIEVYQLFCKWNKVLADIELFNAFGLNLIKNKQYKEMSTGQKRRLHLALALISNPDIIFLDEPTAGLDVEGRVSLHEQIRKLKKQGKTIIIASHDMAEVESLCDKIAIIKNGKIAFTGTINELTSEIGRQYKIHIKTERPLKADEYEQGYSLFISENIGDTLLELLEACKKTQNTVLDVKIEGVTLEQRFMDIAREGK
- a CDS encoding anaerobic ribonucleoside-triphosphate reductase activating protein, coding for MEFKGHQKSSFIDYPDKICTVLFTGGCNFRCPYCHNSDLVNNKGEELTEGIVLAYLDKRKKMIDAVCISGGEPTLHRGLYDFIKKIKDKDYLVKLDTNGTSPDILKKLISDGLLDYVAMDIKAPIDKYNKVTNTDIDINKIIESIDIVKNSDIDYEFRTTVCKELLTAKDIIEIAQYLKGSKRYYVQNFRDGATVLAGKNKFSSYDIETLKKIEEQIKCHFDTFKIRS
- a CDS encoding type II CAAX endopeptidase family protein produces the protein MEYTISIENVVVWLVIYFIMCGILPTILDITIWRTFGTKISTWLNLLTLIVFNSLFIFYLTNKYKLKISIFSNITLKGILLAIGCSVLFFILLDKFLDTFFDSVFTTSAEGYQKTIASLRQFPIANFIRICLLAPIVEEILMRGYILSSLQNKYGTVIALLVSSLLFAILHFNFVQTLSAVVCGLILGLLYISTGSLFCCILAHSLYNAISFFACVLE
- a CDS encoding ABC transporter permease, translated to MNAFLYGVVLQWKLDLRNKGVLLTYYVVPLVFFTFMGGIFSSINPASKDTLIQSMTVFGLTMGAILGTPIPLTELYGSEIKKAYKVGGLPLWVATINNFISAFVHLFIVSLVIFFTAPLAFNAKIPTNLAHYFLSLAIFIIVSLSVGTVLGLFIKDISKLTMASQFIFLPSIMLAGIMFPVNMLPKVLENVGKVFPATWGFKLMTSESFDIKLIIPLAIILLVAIVISVYQLSKISFE
- a CDS encoding SHOCT domain-containing protein, producing MCRGFGMGFSGGAGLPWILGMGVFRVLIAALVIYLVYKLIKGFTNIPGNSDKAMEILNERYVNGEISDEEYEKIKKRIK
- a CDS encoding response regulator transcription factor codes for the protein MDEAKNVLVVDDEVQITKVIKAYLEKEGYIVYTAYSGNEAISTFERKSIDFIVLDLMLPDLSGEEICKIIRVKSQVPILMLTAKAEEEDRVTGLYLGADDYLVKPFSPKELVARIKTILRRTQKDFIKADIIEFNRGDLLIDLNKMELKKSGEQVDLTPTEFKIASTLAQNPNIVFSREDLIEKILGIDYEGYDRTIDTHIKNIRQKIEDKNTKYIHTVYGVGYKFVGE
- a CDS encoding non-canonical purine NTP pyrophosphatase, whose protein sequence is MIRLLYGTSNLAKIKHMKEMLKGVDIEIISLRDIGNPDIASINEIGNDPLENAKIKAMAYYRELKIPVFSCDSELYIEGLENERQPGVHVRRVNGKELNDDEMIEYYTNLVTELGGVVKAKYKNAICLIIDEKNIFEYDGEDIASEEFIITSKPHIKRINGFPLDSISIEIETGQYYLEINKDNNFETEYKMAEGFKNFFVENVKLK
- a CDS encoding lysoplasmalogenase family protein, whose product is MHVKTNSKLLAIKILLIVICILYIAFLYFDFFSVKVFISSSVVKFISIVLCFLLSVLIGKDYLDKENKLLLQSGLLITIIADFLLLFTDYFVLGTGIFSVVHILYAIRYERNKTKLILIRAIVILLIIVGIYLTINFFIIKIEVLFLSALFYAVSLIISTIKAIKACKYDLLPFPNKYLIAFGMVLFLLCDVNVGIFNIISLINISSGIINLLYNISGVLMWFFYLPSQVLISLSGYNFSCLSKK